Proteins encoded within one genomic window of Anastrepha ludens isolate Willacy chromosome 4, idAnaLude1.1, whole genome shotgun sequence:
- the LOC128861606 gene encoding uncharacterized protein LOC128861606 isoform X1, protein MFAIISSTLKHRKNNHINILTKYQTNTNRHQHRKMPNNRWYLQRKRNCHRNCQHFQQQKQILHHHSLSTKHLRRYDDLLQLVVVIAVILLNSVAEYKATASAAQVVAATEAGPTSGVLFDDIRRNDNEIISNLIESPLTTGTATGSGPGTWSSGTQHRNGLHTPFSSLDKEVVDRIIKQWAPIVWLAPEEKFMPLGVEEFLNHVHPMDKGKTFIPGMPIGDDSKKAYLVTNTEVDELLENEKSFIYGRNPNESPVPIYAVVTLCNEAVEASTLKSSASPTMHAAQFNISQQKPIKITGSQRFVPGGSATSTFQSPPLSLLAVSSTRGPYIPVSIDPLYERNDTVRRSSRLYPEFKRVRRNTLHNNLPVDSPPALSPPILLNLPPKGLVVEPYDDLVLGESHPIEVEKSNHVNAPSTDAPIKADSSGKVNNFIANLADNVKFSMPTQELLEDYNNDIDSNFATEGPLFIDANNQSNRKRRKNVPSFHVTYWMFYPYSQGKTMCTLSLGPLGSIPFPAVYGFCLGHRKDIGSHIGDWEHMSLYFTSGAEPEAMYVSAHDAGAYYSYNRLTGSFEFKKQETRKGILQRPNFPKTVTTFNNHPVLFAAKGSHGLWTAPGKHRFVKVARLYDINGFGTPWNTWKSVDITYKNLKSYGRALVPSWLSFKGKWGNPKSKCHPFRRIGLNFCEYTDGPTGIPLKEPHFQCAAA, encoded by the exons ATGTTTGCtattatttcttcaacattgaaacatagaaaaaacaatcatataaatatattaacaaaataccAAACAAATACAAATCGGCATCAGCACCGCAAAATGCCAAATAATCGGTGGTACCTTCAGCGAAAACGAAACTGTCATCGAAATTGCCAGCACtttcaacagcaaaaacaaatactgcACCATCATTCACTTTCAACCAAACACCTCAGACGTTACGACGACCTACTCCAACTGGTTGTGGTTATCGCAGTTATTTTACTTAACAGTGTAGCTGAGTACAAAGCTACAGCATCAGCCGCACAAGTGGTTGCTGCAACAGAAGCAGGACCCACTAGTGGTGTGCTCTTTGATGATATTAGAAGAAATGACAATGAAATTATCAGCAACCTTATTGAAAGTCCTTTGACCACTGGCACTGCCACTGGCAGTGGCCCTGGCACCTGGAGCAGTGGAACACAACATCGCAATGGATTACACACACCGTTTTCTTCATTAGATAAAGAAGTAG TTGATCGTATAATTAAACAATGGGCACCAATTGTATGGTTGGCACCAGAGGAGAAATTTATGCCTCTCGGAGTTGAAGAATTTCTTAACCATGTACATCCCATGGATAAAGGCAAAACTTTTATACCTGGCATGCCAATTGGCGATGATTCGAAAAAGGCATATTTAGTGACAAATACGGAAGTCG ACGAGCTcttggaaaatgaaaaatccTTTATCTATGGACGTAACCCAAACGAATCGCCTGTACCAATTTACGCCGTAGTTACGCTTTGTAATGAGGCAGTAGAGGCATCTACCTTAAAGTCGTCGGCTTCGCCAACAATGCACGCTGCCCAATTTAATATTTCTcaacaaaaaccaataaaaataacCGGCTCGCAGAGATTCGTTCCCGGTGGTAGTGCAACATCTACTTTTCAAAGCCCGCCCCTGTCATTGCTGGCAGTAAGTAGCACACGCGGACCTTACATACCGGTTTCCATTGATCCACTGTATGAACGTAACGACACCGTGCGCCGTTCATCGCGTCTTTATCCAGAATTCAAACGCGTCCGACGGAATACTCTACACAATAATTTACCAGTGGATTCGCCTCCTGCGTTGTCACCACCAATTTTGCTCAATCTACCGCCAAAAGGATTAGTTGTAGAACCCTATGACGATCTTGTTCTGGGCGAAAGTCATCCCATTGAAGTTGAGAAATCAAATCATGTAAATGCACCGAGTACAGATGCACCAATCAAAGCAGACAGTAGCGGGAAAGTGAATAATTTCATAGCTAATTTGGCAGACAATGTAAAATTCAGTATGCCAACCCAAGAGCTTTTGGAGGATTATAACAACGATATAGATAGCAATTTCGCAACAGAAGGACCACTTTTCATTGATGCCAATAACCAAAGCAATAGAAAGAGACGTAAAAATGTGCCTAGCTTTCATGTGACTTACTGGATGTTTTATCCGTATAGTCAG GGCAAAACTATGTGCACGCTGAGCCTAGGACCACTCGGTAGCATTCCGTTTCCAGCAGTTTATGGTTTCTGTTTGGGGCATCGCAAAGATATTGGCAGTCACATTGGGGACTGGGAACATATGAGTTTATATTTTACTAGTGGTGCTGAACCAGAAGCAATGTACGTTTCAGCACACGACGCAGGCGCATACTACTCTTACAATCGGTTAACCGGttcatttgaatttaaaaaacaagaaacacgCAAAGGCATATTACAAAGaccaaattttccaaaaactgTTACCACATTTAATAATCATCCAGTACTCTTTGCAGCAAAA GGTTCACACGGCCTTTGGACTGCACCAGGAAAACATCGTTTTGTCAAAGTAGCTCGACTGTATGACATAAACGGTTTTGGAACACCTTGGAATACGTGGAAATCGGTGGATATTACTTATAAGAATTTAAAATCCTATG GACGCGCCCTGGTACCATCATGGCTGTCATTTAAGGGTAAATGGGGCAATCCTAAGAGCAAATGTCATCCATTCCGACGAATCGGTTTGAATTTTTGCGAGTATACAGATGGTCCCACGGGTATACCATTAAAAGAGCCGCATTTCCAATGTGCTGCAGCTTAA
- the LOC128861606 gene encoding uncharacterized protein LOC128861606 isoform X2, giving the protein MHLLFRSKVIVDRIIKQWAPIVWLAPEEKFMPLGVEEFLNHVHPMDKGKTFIPGMPIGDDSKKAYLVTNTEVDELLENEKSFIYGRNPNESPVPIYAVVTLCNEAVEASTLKSSASPTMHAAQFNISQQKPIKITGSQRFVPGGSATSTFQSPPLSLLAVSSTRGPYIPVSIDPLYERNDTVRRSSRLYPEFKRVRRNTLHNNLPVDSPPALSPPILLNLPPKGLVVEPYDDLVLGESHPIEVEKSNHVNAPSTDAPIKADSSGKVNNFIANLADNVKFSMPTQELLEDYNNDIDSNFATEGPLFIDANNQSNRKRRKNVPSFHVTYWMFYPYSQGKTMCTLSLGPLGSIPFPAVYGFCLGHRKDIGSHIGDWEHMSLYFTSGAEPEAMYVSAHDAGAYYSYNRLTGSFEFKKQETRKGILQRPNFPKTVTTFNNHPVLFAAKGSHGLWTAPGKHRFVKVARLYDINGFGTPWNTWKSVDITYKNLKSYGRALVPSWLSFKGKWGNPKSKCHPFRRIGLNFCEYTDGPTGIPLKEPHFQCAAA; this is encoded by the exons TTGATCGTATAATTAAACAATGGGCACCAATTGTATGGTTGGCACCAGAGGAGAAATTTATGCCTCTCGGAGTTGAAGAATTTCTTAACCATGTACATCCCATGGATAAAGGCAAAACTTTTATACCTGGCATGCCAATTGGCGATGATTCGAAAAAGGCATATTTAGTGACAAATACGGAAGTCG ACGAGCTcttggaaaatgaaaaatccTTTATCTATGGACGTAACCCAAACGAATCGCCTGTACCAATTTACGCCGTAGTTACGCTTTGTAATGAGGCAGTAGAGGCATCTACCTTAAAGTCGTCGGCTTCGCCAACAATGCACGCTGCCCAATTTAATATTTCTcaacaaaaaccaataaaaataacCGGCTCGCAGAGATTCGTTCCCGGTGGTAGTGCAACATCTACTTTTCAAAGCCCGCCCCTGTCATTGCTGGCAGTAAGTAGCACACGCGGACCTTACATACCGGTTTCCATTGATCCACTGTATGAACGTAACGACACCGTGCGCCGTTCATCGCGTCTTTATCCAGAATTCAAACGCGTCCGACGGAATACTCTACACAATAATTTACCAGTGGATTCGCCTCCTGCGTTGTCACCACCAATTTTGCTCAATCTACCGCCAAAAGGATTAGTTGTAGAACCCTATGACGATCTTGTTCTGGGCGAAAGTCATCCCATTGAAGTTGAGAAATCAAATCATGTAAATGCACCGAGTACAGATGCACCAATCAAAGCAGACAGTAGCGGGAAAGTGAATAATTTCATAGCTAATTTGGCAGACAATGTAAAATTCAGTATGCCAACCCAAGAGCTTTTGGAGGATTATAACAACGATATAGATAGCAATTTCGCAACAGAAGGACCACTTTTCATTGATGCCAATAACCAAAGCAATAGAAAGAGACGTAAAAATGTGCCTAGCTTTCATGTGACTTACTGGATGTTTTATCCGTATAGTCAG GGCAAAACTATGTGCACGCTGAGCCTAGGACCACTCGGTAGCATTCCGTTTCCAGCAGTTTATGGTTTCTGTTTGGGGCATCGCAAAGATATTGGCAGTCACATTGGGGACTGGGAACATATGAGTTTATATTTTACTAGTGGTGCTGAACCAGAAGCAATGTACGTTTCAGCACACGACGCAGGCGCATACTACTCTTACAATCGGTTAACCGGttcatttgaatttaaaaaacaagaaacacgCAAAGGCATATTACAAAGaccaaattttccaaaaactgTTACCACATTTAATAATCATCCAGTACTCTTTGCAGCAAAA GGTTCACACGGCCTTTGGACTGCACCAGGAAAACATCGTTTTGTCAAAGTAGCTCGACTGTATGACATAAACGGTTTTGGAACACCTTGGAATACGTGGAAATCGGTGGATATTACTTATAAGAATTTAAAATCCTATG GACGCGCCCTGGTACCATCATGGCTGTCATTTAAGGGTAAATGGGGCAATCCTAAGAGCAAATGTCATCCATTCCGACGAATCGGTTTGAATTTTTGCGAGTATACAGATGGTCCCACGGGTATACCATTAAAAGAGCCGCATTTCCAATGTGCTGCAGCTTAA